A stretch of DNA from Juglans microcarpa x Juglans regia isolate MS1-56 chromosome 5D, Jm3101_v1.0, whole genome shotgun sequence:
TCTTTACCATTTCCGGAAAGTATGgaaggaaaattattatattgggaaataaaaaattgaggaatattaaaaaatatctcattttaagAAATGGATAGCTCCGACTGtaatatcactataagaaaaatgaatatttgtgatcagattatttgttatgagaatgattatttatgataaaatatttatttttataataaataattatttttacaataaataactagtcataaataaataatttttacaatgaaTATACAACTAGTTGGGcaaactataacaaattttttttaatttttatttttgcgaGCAAGTCCATGTGATCtctgtataattttttgtggATATAAAGCTAAAATTTGCCGGTATCATGCTAATACGCAAGGGCATATATATAGAACTTAGAGACatcatttttaattacaaaatgatATGTCGTAAATtgcaaattaatattaaaagataagttattaaaagtatatttattgCATGACGTGAAATTCTCCCAATTATGTTGGTATCAAACTATCACTTTTGTAGTATAtgttgttcttttttaaaatgtagaTTCTCTAGattttatattcaaatcatTTGAATCTAGAATGAGAAAGATAAATACTAAAGTGAGTATTACGAAAATACACACATAATTCTagatattaacaaaatatgcttgatctgtttatttttctttttacattataaacttataaattgatatgatttcatatgttacgttagatctatttacaataaaaaataaatttataatctaacgtaccacattaatttatttttataaaatctttttttggctcaaaacatttttctttggaTAATAGAGATCTAATTCCAATAACACAttaatcaaaaggaaaatgatagacatataatacattttacaatcttttatataattatattttaaatgagagatatttgtataaaaataatttataaaaataatataatttatacaaatattcttattttaaaacataatcatataaaaaattgtaaaaagaattagagaaatattttagtcacaaaaaaattacacaataataatcttacaaattaacatgatttgatgtgatttatcatattataaaattattttttttattataaaataaatttaatagatcacataaaattatgttaatttataaatttatttttataaatctatctgcgtcatttcttaaaaaatcatACTCTAACCAAAATGGCTTGCTGTACGTACCCCAGTTGCATATGGAAGTACGCAATTAATCCTACTTTCTCCGGCACCTTTTAGCTTAGAATTAGCTGTCTTCGAGACCCGTACGCACCTAACCGGAAAACGTTGGGCGCCGCTCCACTACACGGTCCTTGATGAGCATCGTACTGTACGGTGTGACCGTGGTGACCGGCTATTCCCTGTAAGGACCTTCTATATATATCAGATGCCAGCATCAATGCTTCAATAAAAATAGGCTGTCCTCTCCATCTCCATAACCATCTCTCCAGAAACTTCTGCGTTTTCACCGTCCAGCTCTTCGAGCTCTCTCTTTTGAGCTTCTTGTTTGTGCATGGCAGTGAGCATATTTTCCCGGAAGGTATTCGATCTATGTCTTGGAAAGCCTGCCCTTAGGAGCCTTTCTGTTTCCGCGACAGTCGGTGACGCCCTGTCGGTCCTGAAGAGGCTCGGCGAGAGCTATTTGAGCTTGTGGAGCTGTGACCACGACAAGTCTTCGAGGATCTCCGATGATTGCCGATGCGTAGGCAAGGTTTGCATGGTAGACATAATCTGTTTCCTCTGCAAAGAAGAGAACCTAAGGTCCCCAGCCGCCGCGCTTCAGTCGTCGCTCTCGGTTCTGATTACCAAGACTCCTACTGGGATCGTTAGGCATTTGGAGTCCCACGCAAGGTTTGTTACCCATGATTCCCATCCTCAAATATCCCATCTTTTTCTTTAGACAGTTGTGGGAGATTTGGTGTCTGCTATATGactaatttgattttttcttatGATAAATGTGCAGCTTAGTGGAGGCTATAGATCTCATACTTGAAGGAGCACAGAATCTTGTGATACCAATACCAAGTCAAAGCCGGAGGAAGAAGCTCCTGCAGAAGCCCTCCTCCAAGTCCACCCTCCACAACAATCGGGAATACTGCTGGCTCACCCAAGAAGACATAATACGCTACCTCCTCAACTCCATTGGTCTTTTCTGCCCCACCCCCATCAACCCCATCAACACCCTTAATGTAATCGACCCAAAAAACATCCTCGCCGTCCAGTACGACGACCCTGCATTGGCTGCATTGCCCCTCATCTCCCAGTCCCTCGTCAACCACACCTCTGTTGCCATCGTCGACCTAGACGGCAAGCTGATCGGCGAAATCTCGCCGTTCACGCTCAATTCTTGCGACGAGTCTGTCTCGGCGGCGATCGCAACTCTCTCGGCGGGTGATCTAATGGCATATATAGACTGTGGTGGTCCACCAGAGGACCTAGTGCAGCTGGTGAAAGACCGACTGGAAGCGCAAAACTTAGAAGCGGCTTTGGAACTAATGGAAGAGGAATCGACAATCACATCATTGTCGCTGTGCTCGTCTTCGTCGGATGAAGAGTCTGGGTCGGGGAGGAGTAAGTCAGGAGGGTCGTATTCGGCGAGGTTGGTTAGGAGGTCAGAAGCAATCGTGTGCTACCCATGGAACTCATTGGTGGCGGTGATGATTCAGGCACTCGCGCATCGCGTGAGTTATGTGTGGGTTGTTGAAGAGGATGGGAGTTTGTCTGGGATTGTTACCTTTGCAGCCATGTTGAAAGTTTTCCGGGAACGTTTGAACTCGTTATAAGAAATAACTCAGATGATGAGAGCTCACAAGTCAAAACTGCAAGATCACCATAGTAGAGTTTGACAAAGAATCTGAATCCACAATGTTCTCTGCTATAAtcgaacatttgaagtttgaataAGGTTGTGCTCTAATAACAACAATAAGCTTTATTCCTGAATTAAAACAAAGTTACAAATGGTATTCCACAAATAACGAGTTGTGCCGAGTCCGAGTCCCTACTCCTTAGACTTGGACTTAAAAAGTGCAAAACGGAGTCGGTTTCGAGAAATATTAGGCAGGGATAAGTAACAAAATGGAGCTTCAATCGGGCCATAAGGTGATATTATTCATTCAAAAAGTGCCCGCTTAACATCTCCTTCGACAAACCATCTAACATCATAGCACAATTATCTGCCACGAGATACTTATCAGGAAGATGTGGTCTTCAACGTGTATACGTGACAAGCAATCGCGATTAAAGAACATCAAATCTGATTTACCAGTCATCCCTTTGTGTTATTACATTGGATCacgctttttattttttattttttaaaaaaatttttatctgGACACTGCATTGGGATCTAATCCTCTACAAAACTACCATAGACCTTGACCTTGTGCTTGTAAGTTGTCAGGCAAACAATAAATAAACCGCCTACGCAAACATTATAATGCAAGCTGAAGTTGCTGCTCGtcaattgtaaaataatatacacGCTTTGGAATGCAAATGGATGCAGCCGCGGGGCAATTCAGCTATGAACCCTACGCTTAAGAGAGCAGCCGGCTGATATAAACTGACCCAAACAAAAACTTCATTCCTACCAAGTTTGATCAGCGACACTACAAGCTTTGCGATAATATATCATCCACCGTTTCCAGTGAACTTACACAGAATGGAAAAGCATTGGTTGGGAATGAGAAAAATAAGGTATGGATCCAGTGAAATCAATAGCTCGAGTGAGCAGACACTGAGCAAGAAAAACGGGTTTCTTTCATATTATTACATCAAAGCTATTCAtaatacgaaaaaaaaaaaaaaaggatataagaGGCTATCCATCATGCATTTTGCACCCTAATGGTGGAGAAGGGACAAAACTGGGAAAAGAGAGACCAACTGTTGATAATAAATCTAAACACAGAGTGATGCAACAAAGAGCAATATGAGCTGATTCTTTCGTCAAAAGTGCCTAAAATTGAGTTCAGATACACATGTTGATAGGGCTTCTCTTACTTGGAGATTGTCGGAGTCCATGTGGAGTGCATCTTCATATAGCCTCTTTGCCTGCTGCAGTAATTTCACTTTCTCTTTACTATTACGTGGGCGTAAGCGAGATCTTTGCTGCAAAGCCACACCCCATCTGAACAAAGCTGAAACTCGCAAAATGAATTAAATGAGAATCTCACACTTGGTCAAAATGATGTCTGAATTAAAAATTGGAATGGCAAAAATAAGCTCTGTGCTTCTCTCTACTGCATGATTTCATGTATCATCCGGCAAAAAATGAATGCTCTATGCTTTCACTTCAAAGCATTTTTATGAAAGCAGAATTATGAAAATGCAGCCAAGTATGAAGATACAAAACCCATCCATTCAACTGTTAGACTTGTGTGCAAGTTTTACCCTGGTACGTTGTCTCATTTGTAGTTCAAGGCATTGCATAGTTGTTATCATTGTCATGCAACACATCTATTTCATAATCTTTACAGTACCAACACTGTATGATGACAATAGATTCTGTCTATGCCAGTATATGCAGAATTTGCAATTGAACCATGTAGATGCAACTGAAATAAATATTCACATCACGAACCCAGTTTGACTGGCAACCAAAACTTACCATCAGGTGCATAAACATTGCCTTTGGACATCATAGCATCAAATTTATCAATTGCAGCCAAGAATACTTCATCGGCCTCAAAAGCAGCTTCCTGAAAAGATTTATTTCAGAATTAAAATCCAGCAGCAcactttaaagtttaaattgatagtgcatatcaaatcaaaatgtAACCAAAACCAACCTAACAATGTAGTAATGAAAACTTATGTCAGGTTAGGAAATATATTTCTCTAACTTCCACACCTCATTCAGCTGACAATATGAGGACTCCAAAACTCGAGTTTATACTAAAGAAGAATGCCTACCGGTCCAATATCCGCAATCAATTGAGCACGGAAGGAGAGAGCAAGACCCCAGTTGTATAGGGCTCTTACATCATTCCCATCAATAGATAATGCCAATCTATATTTTCTTCCTGCCTCCACGAGAAGTTCTTCACACTCTTCACACACATTAACAAGGACAGATGCAATTTCATCCTTGCCAGTGATTTGATCACCTAATCCCTTGAGTACTCCATTTCGCTTCTCAATAGGAAAAGGACCACCCCCCAAAAGGAGAGCTCTCAACTCACGACTCATCTTCAATTTTAATTCCCCATGAAGAAGATAGGTGTTGCCTAATTGGCCCACAGCCAACAAACTCACGGGCTTCATAGCTATGGCTTTGGAGAGTAACTTGGCAGACCTGTACAATATGATCTCAGCACACTCCTTATCACGTCTACTCCTTATATACTCTTTTGCTTGTTTCAGAAGCTCATTAGCTTCTGTAAAATACCTATCAAAGACCACATCATCAGAAACCTTTGGAGATGAAAAGGAATCAACCTCACTCTCATTTGAGGACAGCTGGTCAGCCATATGAGAATCGTATTCATGATTCAAAATTTCTTCTCTAGATTGGAACCTGTATGTCTCATCGTCATTCATTTCACTGTCGAGAGAAGTTCGGTAAGCTCCATTGGATTTCTTGAGCATCTGTTGTTGAACAAAGGATGCTTCAGTTCCCAAACGTTTCGTCCTAACTCTAAACTCCTCGGAGTTAAACTTATTGTGGGATTCCCACATCTCGGTTCTGTTATCATGGCCCATCTTCAAAGAGAAAGTTTGATTATTTGTAAATCGCAAACTGTTATTCCGGTAACTATACTCTTCACTTTCAATAAATCTTTTACCACTGCCACCAATCTCCCCTTCATTCATTTTCCCCAcctttgagtcaatttttattcGTCTACTACCATTCTCAACAAAAGCTGATGAATCTTGAGACACACCCAACTTCCCATTTCCTTTATTACCATCAACTAAATTGAAATCACTTTCTTCAACTGCA
This window harbors:
- the LOC121266323 gene encoding CBS domain-containing protein CBSX5-like; translated protein: MAVSIFSRKVFDLCLGKPALRSLSVSATVGDALSVLKRLGESYLSLWSCDHDKSSRISDDCRCVGKVCMVDIICFLCKEENLRSPAAALQSSLSVLITKTPTGIVRHLESHASLVEAIDLILEGAQNLVIPIPSQSRRKKLLQKPSSKSTLHNNREYCWLTQEDIIRYLLNSIGLFCPTPINPINTLNVIDPKNILAVQYDDPALAALPLISQSLVNHTSVAIVDLDGKLIGEISPFTLNSCDESVSAAIATLSAGDLMAYIDCGGPPEDLVQLVKDRLEAQNLEAALELMEEESTITSLSLCSSSSDEESGSGRSKSGGSYSARLVRRSEAIVCYPWNSLVAVMIQALAHRVSYVWVVEEDGSLSGIVTFAAMLKVFRERLNSL
- the LOC121266322 gene encoding uncharacterized protein LOC121266322, which codes for METQIFAIPISYSNPQFAPSVFLFDFPLFSRGSRESLRFSRRKCLHVAHKSISVRASCASGSANYGGWDEFRIFGDSECDGESDQFRNFLVSVKVEDRKHIFVFLLGLVCALAISRVRVSSTVMFPASILVFAIGFSFGFIRAGKFSEVSENGGKKRVKEEIYTVYTDKSSNLVDFFYGFDVKVNNLKNDIQKAIDNNEITVSDLESYVNEIESLSSSASKARNIAKASIDNAGNSNVLLVENQKPSRRKKELGEVGLEFLQSVGSFFGENSVGSKPNKVKDNIKRQTVERLVNDQNRVNVSTSAVEESDFNLVDGNKGNGKLGVSQDSSAFVENGSRRIKIDSKVGKMNEGEIGGSGKRFIESEEYSYRNNSLRFTNNQTFSLKMGHDNRTEMWESHNKFNSEEFRVRTKRLGTEASFVQQQMLKKSNGAYRTSLDSEMNDDETYRFQSREEILNHEYDSHMADQLSSNESEVDSFSSPKVSDDVVFDRYFTEANELLKQAKEYIRSRRDKECAEIILYRSAKLLSKAIAMKPVSLLAVGQLGNTYLLHGELKLKMSRELRALLLGGGPFPIEKRNGVLKGLGDQITGKDEIASVLVNVCEECEELLVEAGRKYRLALSIDGNDVRALYNWGLALSFRAQLIADIGPEAAFEADEVFLAAIDKFDAMMSKGNVYAPDALFRWGVALQQRSRLRPRNSKEKVKLLQQAKRLYEDALHMDSDNLQVREALSTCVSELNFRHF